AGCTCTCTCTCAGCCTCTTCAACACACGGAGCTTTGGCTGCCTGGATGTGGAGCTTCCCATCTGGAGACAGGTGGCACGTGATGGTTTGAGGGTTCAGTCCTTCAGGCAGATCAAACTCCTGTCTGAACTCCTGCAGTCTGTAAGAGTACGAGCCTTTCCCATCCTCCTGCTTCTTCTTTGTCTTGCCACTGACTCTCAGCTTCCTGCCCACTTGCCTGACAGACAGCTCCTCTGGGGAAAAGCCTCGAGTGTCCAGCATCAGAGCAAACttgtctccctctttctccAGCTGGACGGCAACTGGCTGCACAGTCATGCTGCTTTGGAAAGGATCTGTCTCCTCCAGGATCCTGTGTTGAAGTTTATCCATCAGCTCCAGACTGCTGCACAGCTCCTGTAGGTTTCTCTGCAGGAGATCCTGCTGGTAGAACAGAGGCTTGATCTCTGGCCACAGACTGCGCACAGGCCAGTAGAAGTCCATGAATGGACTGAGTGCAGACTGGACTCCATGAGAGCACAGCATCTTCAGTGGGTTTAGTGTTGAGTCCTCTTCTTGTGAGATGAAACACTGTTCAGGTGTCTGTTGTCTTCTTGGTGTTGCTTGTCTTGCTTTCTGTCTCAGCAGTGAGACTGTCCCAGTTTATATATACTAAGTGGAGGAGTTCCAGAGTCTTCGGGAACTTTCCTGCATTTGCCACAGATCTCCACATGATGGAGCTGTTTCCCAGGAGTGCTTACTTTACTCAGTCTTTCCTGTTCCATCAGGAAGTTTGCTACTAGAATTAATTTCCTGACAGTGCAGAAGTGGTTTGGGATGAACTTCCAATTGCTCCTGGGTGGTTGGGGCTCGGTGTACCAgagtataaaaaataaaataaataaataaaaaataaataaaaaataaacgtCATCTTTGAAACCACTTATTTTGTTTGTAAAACAAGTTCTCATACAGGTAGACTGGATTATATCATAGCTCATTACATTTCTCACAGTTTAATAACAGACAAACAGTCTCAGCAGGTTAAGCTCATGAACGGTTTTACCAGT
This Astatotilapia calliptera chromosome 7, fAstCal1.2, whole genome shotgun sequence DNA region includes the following protein-coding sequences:
- the LOC113027355 gene encoding heat shock protein 30-like; this translates as MLCSHGVQSALSPFMDFYWPVRSLWPEIKPLFYQQDLLQRNLQELCSSLELMDKLQHRILEETDPFQSSMTVQPVAVQLEKEGDKFALMLDTRGFSPEELSVRQVGRKLRVSGKTKKKQEDGKGSYSYRLQEFRQEFDLPEGLNPQTITCHLSPDGKLHIQAAKAPCVEEAERELTIKRSSEDKAQQSVCSQAEDSRTETHSSTQDKPENMD